Proteins encoded together in one Amphritea japonica ATCC BAA-1530 window:
- a CDS encoding ATP-binding cassette domain-containing protein: protein MSALALHEAYLSYGNHRVLGPVNLDVRAGEHLILLGKSGCGKSTLLNRLYTENRSGCALIPQDLGLVETLSVYHNVYMGRLQRYSALQNMLNLISPARGRVAEVSPLLEQLGLAEKCFSSVAELSGGQQQRVAVARALYQAAPVLLADEPVSALDGPEADRVMALLGQYFSTAVISLHDVDRALRYGQRIVAIQNGELVLDEPTERLTVAALNEFY from the coding sequence ATGAGGCGTATCTTTCATATGGTAATCACAGAGTCCTGGGGCCCGTTAATCTGGATGTTCGAGCAGGCGAGCATCTTATTCTGTTGGGTAAAAGCGGTTGCGGTAAATCAACCCTACTCAATCGCCTTTATACCGAAAATCGAAGCGGTTGTGCGTTAATACCTCAGGACCTTGGTTTGGTTGAAACCCTGAGTGTTTATCATAATGTCTATATGGGACGATTGCAGCGGTATAGCGCCTTGCAGAATATGCTGAATTTGATCTCCCCTGCGAGGGGGAGGGTTGCAGAAGTGTCTCCGTTGCTTGAGCAATTAGGTTTGGCGGAGAAGTGCTTTTCTTCCGTGGCGGAGCTGTCAGGAGGACAGCAGCAGCGAGTAGCTGTCGCCCGGGCGTTATATCAGGCTGCTCCTGTCCTGTTGGCTGATGAGCCGGTTTCAGCGTTGGATGGTCCGGAAGCCGATAGGGTGATGGCGTTGCTGGGGCAATATTTTTCCACGGCGGTAATCAGCCTGCATGATGTAGATAGAGCGTTGCGGTATGGTCAGCGAATTGTTGCGATTCAGAATGGAGAGCTGGTTTTGGACGAACCAACGGAGCGTCTTACTGTTGCTGCTTTGAATGAGTTTTATTAA
- a CDS encoding PhnE/PtxC family ABC transporter permease, giving the protein MSFIKTVFSSRYRRSGGVKISLGFMLVALGCLFFADLEISSLDPWTEMRRLAEGFFHPSLTLPGEVIEALLSTLAFAVAGVALAVIGGFFLALLFHNALVRGFCALVRSVHELFWALIFLQFFGLHPLTGLLAIAIPYSGIFARMYAEMLAQVSTQPAQALPCGSGYLSTLLYTRLPLAWPHLVSYTSYRLECGIRSSAILGFVGLPTLGYYLESSFSQGYYSEAAALLMLFYLLIATKKFWLRRWSLPALLLGSPFFLGEGMPIIWGNAWRFVTEDIVPAPLRNSEVTWSWVNGSEVFQWVSNIMLDQALPGIWNTLVLSQIALVVTGFFALVMFPLISRHCYRLPGRMPGHLLLVIARSTPEYLLAYILLQLLGPSMLPAVIALAIHNGALIGYLSGRHSNELALRSDLPERRLDRYFYELLPRIYPSFLSFMLYRWEVIMRETAILGILGIHTLGFFVDSAIQEIRFDVALLLILTAALLNIVVDIFSRRIQRYI; this is encoded by the coding sequence ATGAGTTTTATTAAGACGGTGTTTTCCTCTCGATATCGCAGGTCCGGTGGTGTAAAAATTAGCCTGGGTTTTATGCTGGTGGCTCTCGGCTGCTTGTTTTTTGCAGACCTGGAAATATCCAGTCTTGATCCCTGGACCGAGATGCGGCGTTTGGCAGAAGGCTTTTTTCATCCTAGCCTGACGCTACCAGGGGAAGTGATCGAGGCTTTGTTGTCTACGCTGGCGTTTGCCGTTGCCGGAGTTGCTCTGGCGGTAATTGGCGGGTTTTTTCTGGCGTTGTTGTTTCATAATGCACTTGTACGCGGTTTTTGTGCGTTAGTGCGTTCTGTGCATGAACTGTTCTGGGCATTGATTTTTTTACAGTTCTTTGGTCTTCACCCCTTGACGGGATTATTGGCCATTGCCATTCCTTATAGTGGTATTTTCGCACGCATGTATGCTGAGATGCTGGCGCAGGTTTCAACTCAACCGGCACAGGCCTTACCTTGCGGTTCGGGTTACCTTAGTACTCTTTTATATACTCGTTTGCCGCTTGCCTGGCCTCATTTGGTTAGTTACACCTCGTATCGTTTAGAGTGCGGTATTCGCAGTAGTGCTATTCTTGGTTTTGTTGGGCTGCCCACCTTAGGTTACTATCTCGAATCGTCATTTTCACAGGGCTATTACTCAGAAGCAGCCGCGCTGTTAATGCTTTTCTATCTGCTAATAGCGACTAAAAAATTCTGGCTTAGACGCTGGAGTCTGCCAGCGCTGCTCCTGGGATCTCCTTTTTTTCTGGGGGAAGGGATGCCGATTATCTGGGGGAACGCATGGCGCTTTGTCACAGAGGACATTGTTCCAGCACCGCTTCGAAATAGTGAAGTTACCTGGTCGTGGGTTAACGGGTCTGAAGTGTTCCAATGGGTTTCAAATATTATGCTGGATCAGGCGTTGCCCGGGATCTGGAATACTTTGGTTCTGTCGCAGATTGCGTTGGTAGTAACCGGTTTCTTTGCGCTGGTTATGTTTCCGTTGATCAGTCGTCACTGCTATCGCCTGCCTGGTCGGATGCCAGGTCATCTATTGTTAGTAATTGCCCGTTCGACTCCTGAATACCTGCTGGCATATATTTTATTGCAACTGCTAGGCCCTTCAATGCTACCAGCAGTGATCGCTTTGGCTATTCATAATGGTGCTTTGATTGGCTATTTATCAGGGCGGCATAGTAATGAGTTAGCGTTGCGCTCTGATCTTCCAGAGCGACGCTTAGATCGTTATTTTTATGAGCTTTTACCGCGTATATATCCCTCTTTTCTATCTTTTATGCTGTATCGCTGGGAAGTAATTATGCGGGAAACGGCAATTCTGGGTATTTTGGGTATTCATACGCTTGGTTTCTTTGTAGACAGTGCGATACAGGAAATTCGTTTTGATGTAGCGTTACTTTTAATTCTGACCGCAGCGCTTTTGAATATTGTGGTTGATATTTTTTCCCGGCGTATTCAGCGATATATATAG